Proteins from a single region of Desulfuribacillus stibiiarsenatis:
- a CDS encoding cytidylyltransferase domain-containing protein has translation MNLCIVQARMGSTRLSGKIMMKLGDRPSIYHTYNRISKSKLIDNIVIATTTNSSDDILYEYCKEQSIPCFRGSENDVLDRYYSCAKENNAQNSDAIIRITGDCPLIDPIVVDEIIGFHEESKVDYISNTIVPTFPDGLDVEVLSFESLEYAWFHSKLASEREHVTPFIKKNTSLFKVNNYLNKCDWSHYRWTLDEIEDYRMLSCIFEHLYKENEILKTEKIIEFLEHNPQIARINSSIGRDEGYQKSLKKDLLYLE, from the coding sequence ATGAATTTATGTATTGTACAAGCACGGATGGGCTCAACAAGGTTATCTGGAAAAATTATGATGAAGCTAGGTGACCGACCATCTATATATCATACCTACAATAGGATTAGTAAGAGTAAATTGATTGATAATATTGTTATTGCTACTACTACAAATTCCTCGGATGATATTTTATATGAGTATTGTAAAGAACAATCTATACCTTGCTTTCGAGGTAGTGAAAATGACGTACTAGATAGGTATTATTCTTGTGCTAAGGAAAATAATGCGCAGAACTCTGACGCAATCATTAGAATCACAGGAGATTGTCCACTCATAGATCCAATTGTAGTTGATGAAATAATTGGTTTTCACGAAGAATCTAAAGTAGATTATATTAGTAATACGATTGTTCCAACTTTTCCAGATGGTTTGGATGTGGAAGTGCTTTCTTTTGAATCATTAGAATATGCCTGGTTTCATTCGAAACTAGCCTCTGAACGAGAGCATGTTACCCCTTTTATAAAAAAAAATACGAGTCTTTTTAAGGTGAACAACTATCTTAACAAATGCGACTGGTCGCATTATCGTTGGACACTAGATGAAATAGAAGATTATAGAATGTTGTCTTGCATTTTCGAACATCTATATAAAGAAAATGAAATATTGAAGACGGAGAAAATAATTGAATTTTTGGAACATAATCCTCAAATAGCACGTATTAACTCATCAATTGGTAGAGACGAAGGTTATCAAAAGTCTCTAAAAAAAGATTTGTTATATTTAGAATAA
- a CDS encoding SDR family oxidoreductase, with amino-acid sequence MKILITGVAGLLGGNLAYLLSKKFNIVGVDRNIIKIPGTTIHSLDLRDRTLIYNFIKKNQPSVVVHCAAATNVDWCEVNEELAYIFNTDVTKQLVDICNELRIKFIFISTDAVFDGVKEGLYRESDEVTPVNVYGKTKALAEHAVMENPNNLVLRTNIYGYNIREKNSFGEWILYSLINDMTLKMFDDVLFSPIIVNDVATIIEQVILSNGKGLYHLCGTGAISKYDFGVQLKEVFSINTGSIEKISVDQFTFKANRTKNMALSNEKISQLLNVEIASPMESIIKFKELYDQHYHEILREFIGGSRNAK; translated from the coding sequence ATGAAGATATTAATTACTGGAGTAGCGGGGCTTCTTGGTGGGAATTTAGCATACTTATTATCAAAAAAATTTAATATTGTTGGAGTCGATCGTAATATAATAAAGATACCTGGTACAACAATCCACTCTTTAGATTTAAGAGATCGTACCTTAATATATAATTTTATAAAAAAAAACCAACCTTCTGTGGTAGTTCATTGTGCGGCTGCAACAAATGTTGATTGGTGTGAAGTAAATGAAGAATTAGCTTATATTTTTAACACTGATGTGACAAAACAATTGGTAGATATATGTAATGAACTAAGGATTAAATTTATATTTATATCTACTGATGCAGTATTTGACGGGGTTAAAGAAGGACTTTATCGGGAATCTGATGAAGTTACACCTGTAAATGTTTATGGGAAAACAAAAGCACTAGCAGAACATGCAGTTATGGAGAATCCCAACAACCTAGTTTTGCGTACTAATATATATGGCTATAATATTAGAGAAAAAAATAGTTTCGGAGAATGGATTCTGTATTCTCTTATCAATGATATGACTTTGAAAATGTTTGATGATGTATTGTTTTCTCCTATTATAGTAAATGATGTAGCAACCATTATTGAACAAGTTATACTATCCAATGGAAAGGGATTGTACCATCTTTGTGGAACGGGAGCTATTTCAAAATATGACTTTGGAGTTCAACTTAAAGAGGTTTTTTCTATAAATACAGGTTCTATTGAAAAGATTTCGGTTGATCAATTTACCTTTAAAGCAAATCGAACAAAAAACATGGCCTTGAGTAATGAAAAAATTAGTCAACTTTTAAATGTTGAAATTGCATCACCTATGGAGAGTATCATTAAGTTTAAAGAATTATATGACCAGCATTATCATGAGATACTAAGGGAGTTTATAGGAGGGTCTAGAAATGCTAAATAA
- a CDS encoding winged helix-turn-helix domain-containing protein, with amino-acid sequence MLDSLITSKTRIKLLLKFFLNVETKAYLRGLAEEFGESTNAVRVELNRLTDAGILETITDGRTKLYQANIRHSLFLDLQNIVKKFVGIDKIVEHIVAKLGDVKLAIITGDYAEGRDSGLIDLVMVGEIDKNYFIKLVDAVEMLIHRKIRALVLTEEEYVTYTDVLNKNKAIIVWSALGDKRNN; translated from the coding sequence ATGTTAGATTCGCTTATTACATCGAAGACAAGAATTAAATTATTACTTAAGTTTTTTTTAAACGTTGAGACTAAAGCATATCTAAGAGGACTTGCGGAAGAGTTTGGAGAATCAACAAATGCTGTACGTGTAGAGTTGAATAGACTTACTGATGCAGGAATACTTGAGACAATTACTGATGGGAGAACAAAACTTTATCAGGCAAATATAAGACACAGTTTATTTTTGGACTTGCAAAATATTGTAAAAAAATTTGTTGGTATTGATAAAATAGTAGAACATATAGTTGCGAAATTAGGGGATGTAAAGTTAGCTATTATTACAGGTGACTATGCAGAGGGTCGAGATTCAGGATTAATAGACTTGGTGATGGTAGGTGAAATTGATAAAAATTACTTTATAAAATTAGTAGATGCAGTTGAAATGCTTATTCATAGGAAGATAAGGGCTTTAGTGTTAACGGAAGAGGAGTATGTAACGTATACTGATGTTTTAAACAAAAATAAAGCTATAATTGTCTGGAGTGCTCTAGGTGATAAACGTAATAATTAA
- a CDS encoding ABC transporter ATP-binding protein has translation MINVIIKLKELFNKRQKTKYITLLFMMLLAALLETVGIGLIVPFISLLTNQEIIYDNTIIYKLYSTFNFHSKSDFLTVVTIIFFGVFLIKNLYLLLFIYIQNRIIYNEQIALSIRLFESYLKKPYEFHVQRNTADLQRNINIEVGKFFSYFIIPLSMVAIEILTATFIFILLLYISPIPTLVTIIILGTSAGVFLKLVKKKIYQSGIDQQISNGDMIKWVNQGLGAGKEVKVKGIEDFFVKKFSKESVVYAKAARYHSLLYQSPRLFIETVLIATVLIICLMIVVTEDNISSLVATLALFAMAAVRLVPSINRIVSSLNSMRYSIPAFDVIYNDLIDSNINHEQPIYNANNNRRLEFERCIRVENVTYRYPNSNEDAIINVSFQIPKGKAIGVVGASGSGKTTIIDILLGIYNPTKGKIFIDNRNIYDNIANWQKNIGYIPQTIYLSDDTIRNNIAFGKDEKEIDDSRIWRALEQAQLKGFVEGLQDNLDTFVGENGVRLSGGQRQRIGIARALYDDPEILFLDEATSALDTETEYEIMRAINELKGFKTLIIIAHRLSTIEQCDYIVKMNKGKVEKV, from the coding sequence GTGATAAACGTAATAATTAAACTTAAGGAATTATTTAATAAGAGACAAAAGACAAAATATATTACATTACTTTTTATGATGCTACTTGCAGCATTATTAGAGACAGTGGGCATTGGATTAATTGTTCCATTTATTAGCTTGTTAACAAATCAAGAGATAATATATGATAATACTATTATATATAAGTTATATTCCACTTTTAATTTTCATTCAAAGTCTGATTTTTTAACAGTTGTCACTATTATCTTTTTCGGAGTGTTTTTAATAAAAAACCTATATCTATTACTATTTATATATATTCAAAATCGAATTATATATAATGAACAGATAGCGCTATCTATAAGGTTATTCGAATCATATCTAAAGAAGCCATATGAATTTCACGTACAAAGAAATACTGCTGATTTACAACGGAATATAAATATAGAAGTTGGTAAGTTTTTTTCATATTTTATAATCCCCTTATCAATGGTAGCAATAGAAATCTTAACTGCAACTTTCATTTTTATACTACTATTATATATTTCACCTATACCAACATTAGTTACAATTATCATACTAGGAACAAGTGCAGGAGTATTTTTAAAGTTAGTAAAGAAGAAGATTTATCAAAGTGGAATTGATCAACAGATTTCAAATGGTGACATGATTAAGTGGGTTAATCAAGGGTTGGGAGCGGGTAAAGAAGTCAAAGTAAAAGGTATAGAAGATTTTTTTGTTAAGAAGTTTTCTAAGGAAAGTGTTGTTTATGCCAAGGCTGCCCGCTATCATTCCTTGTTATATCAAAGTCCAAGATTATTTATAGAGACTGTACTAATAGCAACTGTGTTAATAATTTGTCTAATGATAGTAGTAACAGAAGATAATATCTCATCACTTGTAGCAACTTTAGCATTATTTGCTATGGCTGCTGTAAGGTTGGTTCCCTCTATTAATAGAATAGTAAGTAGTTTAAACTCTATGCGATATAGTATACCTGCTTTTGATGTAATATATAATGATTTGATTGATAGCAATATAAATCATGAACAACCTATATATAATGCAAATAATAATAGAAGATTAGAATTTGAGAGGTGTATACGAGTAGAAAATGTAACTTATAGGTACCCTAATAGCAATGAAGACGCAATAATTAATGTTTCATTTCAGATTCCAAAAGGTAAAGCAATAGGTGTAGTAGGTGCTTCTGGGTCTGGAAAGACGACTATTATTGATATACTACTAGGGATTTACAACCCAACGAAAGGGAAAATCTTTATTGATAATAGAAACATATACGATAACATAGCAAATTGGCAAAAAAACATTGGATATATTCCGCAGACAATATATTTATCTGATGATACAATTAGAAACAACATAGCATTTGGGAAAGATGAGAAAGAGATAGACGATAGTAGAATTTGGCGAGCATTAGAACAAGCGCAATTAAAAGGTTTTGTTGAAGGGTTGCAGGATAACTTAGATACTTTTGTAGGTGAAAATGGGGTGCGGTTGTCTGGAGGGCAGAGGCAACGGATTGGTATTGCTAGAGCATTATATGATGACCCTGAAATATTATTTTTAGATGAAGCAACATCGGCACTAGATACAGAGACGGAGTATGAAATAATGAGAGCGATAAATGAACTTAAAGGATTTAAAACTCTAATTATAATTGCTCATAGACTTAGTACGATTGAACAATGTGATTATATTGTTAAAATGAATAAAGGAAAAGTTGAAAAAGTATAG
- a CDS encoding TolC family protein, with translation MKKYILMLIILFIIPSISFVNAEALEKGKQETAYLTIEDAVNLGIKNSITLKNMEVEVAKLYEQRKRADEIIQFFTIDAENSAGYFSTGGDAGHAVITGSIQSLVAIDRQWKIAVKRYDMEKETIEYKVLQAYQDVLRAMKDIDYINKNIERVQYDLRLVDIKNQYGMASNFEYEKAKYAVSAAKDSLQTKKALLNSKVIELAKLIGTIDVESIELTDLPQKEIVNLDLDLHISRLRSDSPLVWIGEQQAYLAQLAVDNYTFNQNTFDTYQVKKLEVEIAQNRVNITKDQMESTAKNLFAKLKEIEFSYQELITSEKSLNNMYKNAEVRMNIGMSTKLELLQLQEQILSIQVQKYNLIAQQNILNYALKKPWVMGG, from the coding sequence ATGAAAAAGTATATATTGATGTTAATAATTCTGTTTATAATCCCATCAATCTCTTTTGTTAATGCAGAAGCCTTAGAAAAAGGAAAACAAGAAACGGCATATTTAACAATAGAAGATGCAGTTAATCTAGGGATAAAAAATAGTATTACTCTAAAAAACATGGAAGTTGAAGTTGCAAAATTGTATGAACAACGGAAAAGGGCAGATGAGATAATTCAATTTTTTACTATAGATGCAGAAAATAGCGCTGGCTATTTTAGTACTGGTGGTGATGCTGGGCATGCAGTTATTACAGGTTCTATTCAATCTTTGGTTGCTATTGACCGTCAATGGAAGATTGCAGTAAAGCGTTATGATATGGAGAAAGAAACTATTGAATATAAAGTATTACAAGCATACCAAGATGTATTACGAGCGATGAAAGATATTGACTATATAAATAAAAATATAGAACGTGTACAGTACGATTTACGTTTAGTAGATATTAAGAATCAATATGGTATGGCTAGCAATTTTGAATATGAAAAAGCAAAATATGCAGTTTCAGCTGCAAAAGATAGTTTACAAACAAAAAAAGCCTTACTAAATTCAAAGGTTATCGAATTAGCAAAATTAATTGGTACTATAGATGTTGAATCTATAGAACTGACAGATCTACCGCAAAAGGAAATAGTAAATTTAGATTTGGATTTACATATTAGTAGGTTGCGAAGTGATAGTCCATTAGTTTGGATAGGAGAGCAGCAAGCATATTTGGCTCAACTTGCAGTTGACAATTATACATTCAATCAGAATACATTTGATACGTATCAAGTGAAAAAGTTAGAAGTTGAAATTGCCCAAAATAGAGTGAATATTACTAAGGATCAGATGGAAAGCACAGCTAAAAACTTATTTGCTAAGCTAAAAGAGATTGAGTTTTCATATCAAGAACTTATTACTTCTGAAAAATCTTTAAATAATATGTACAAAAATGCAGAGGTTAGAATGAATATTGGAATGTCAACAAAACTAGAATTGTTACAATTGCAAGAACAAATACTATCAATTCAAGTACAAAAATACAACCTGATAGCTCAACAAAACATCTTAAATTATGCACTAAAAAAGCCATGGGTTATGGGCGGATAA
- a CDS encoding aminotransferase class III-fold pyridoxal phosphate-dependent enzyme produces the protein MTYNNLQKSKELLERARKITPLGSQTYSKSYRYFCEGIAPAYIEKGKGCYVWDIDGNQYIDFIAALGPIIIGYSDERVNEAIIKQLEKGIIFSQPSSICIELAEKITQIIPGAEMVRFLKNGSDATFAAVKLARAYTGKEMVAISGYHGMQDWYIGSTINNRGVPKAVSEISKTFTYNNIESLELLFEQYPDKISAVILEPVQGDGPENQFLEKVKEVTQKNNAILIFDEVKSGFYYALGGASEYFNVTPDLTTLGKAIANGMPLSVVAGRRELLELIETEGVFISTTFGDETLSVAAALATISILEQKETYEKIWGLGESLKTGLLNIIKDKGLEEIVTVKGLAPYCGVDFNGYDNLSYLDIASVFQQRMIKSSILTLGLNHICLAQTEENICKYLNATEDALDDIIQVLNKKSTEGILLGGKINPIFKRN, from the coding sequence ATGACATACAATAACCTACAAAAGAGCAAAGAATTATTGGAGCGAGCAAGAAAAATCACTCCACTGGGTTCCCAGACTTATAGCAAAAGTTACAGGTACTTTTGTGAAGGAATAGCTCCTGCTTATATTGAAAAAGGAAAGGGTTGTTATGTATGGGATATAGATGGGAATCAATATATTGATTTTATAGCGGCGTTAGGCCCAATCATAATTGGCTACTCTGACGAAAGAGTAAACGAAGCCATTATAAAACAATTGGAAAAAGGTATTATCTTTTCACAACCGTCATCCATATGTATAGAATTGGCTGAAAAAATTACGCAGATAATCCCGGGCGCTGAGATGGTGCGTTTTCTGAAAAATGGGTCAGATGCTACTTTTGCAGCAGTAAAATTGGCTAGGGCCTATACGGGTAAGGAAATGGTCGCGATTTCAGGTTATCATGGCATGCAAGACTGGTATATTGGATCAACTATTAATAATAGAGGTGTACCTAAAGCAGTAAGTGAAATATCAAAAACATTTACTTACAATAACATCGAATCATTGGAGCTTTTATTTGAGCAATATCCTGACAAAATTTCCGCAGTTATATTAGAGCCAGTTCAAGGAGATGGCCCGGAAAATCAGTTTCTAGAAAAGGTAAAAGAAGTTACTCAAAAAAATAATGCTATTCTGATTTTTGATGAAGTGAAGAGTGGCTTTTATTATGCGTTAGGTGGGGCATCTGAGTATTTTAATGTAACCCCTGATCTTACAACTCTTGGTAAAGCGATTGCAAATGGGATGCCTTTATCAGTCGTAGCAGGGAGACGAGAATTATTAGAGCTAATTGAAACAGAGGGTGTCTTCATATCAACTACTTTTGGGGATGAGACTCTATCAGTGGCAGCTGCACTAGCTACCATTAGTATATTAGAACAAAAAGAAACTTATGAAAAAATATGGGGATTAGGTGAAAGCTTAAAAACTGGGTTGCTTAATATTATAAAAGATAAAGGATTAGAAGAAATCGTTACTGTTAAAGGGTTAGCGCCATATTGTGGTGTGGACTTTAATGGATATGATAATCTTTCATATTTAGATATTGCTTCAGTTTTTCAACAGAGAATGATTAAGTCCAGTATTCTCACTTTAGGGTTGAATCATATTTGTTTAGCACAAACTGAAGAAAATATATGTAAATATTTAAATGCAACAGAAGATGCCTTGGATGACATTATACAAGTGTTAAATAAAAAAAGTACTGAGGGGATTTTACTCGGGGGTAAAATAAATCCTATATTTAAGAGGAACTAA
- the pseB gene encoding UDP-N-acetylglucosamine 4,6-dehydratase (inverting), protein MENSTILITGGTGSFGRKFIEYALQHDIKKVIVFSRDELKQYEMAQEYNDDRIRFFIGDVRDKDRLYRAFDGVDIVVHAAALKHVGACEYNPFEAVKTNINGAQNIVEAAIDRNVKRVIALSTDKACNPVNLYGATKLASDKLFVAANSYVGDNRHTRFSVVRYGNVVGSRGSVVPFFKKIMHTGVLPITDERMTRFWITLDQGVQFVLDSLVRMRGGEIFIPKIPSMRITDLAYAIAPNCETKIIGIRPGEKLHEAMISEDDARHTKEYDSYYMIQPEFEWWDEESVGAGKNVPEGFTYTSDNNSHWLTFEELRTLVSENHK, encoded by the coding sequence ATGGAAAACAGTACAATTCTTATAACTGGAGGAACAGGATCATTTGGGAGAAAGTTTATTGAGTATGCTCTTCAACATGATATAAAGAAAGTGATTGTATTTAGTCGTGATGAACTAAAGCAATATGAAATGGCCCAGGAATATAACGATGACCGGATACGTTTTTTTATAGGTGATGTTCGTGATAAAGATCGATTATATAGGGCGTTTGATGGTGTCGATATCGTAGTACATGCAGCTGCGCTTAAGCATGTTGGAGCTTGTGAATATAATCCTTTTGAAGCGGTTAAGACCAATATAAATGGTGCCCAAAATATAGTGGAAGCAGCTATAGACAGAAATGTAAAGCGAGTAATCGCTCTTAGTACAGATAAAGCGTGCAATCCAGTAAATCTATACGGAGCTACTAAATTAGCTTCAGATAAGTTGTTTGTTGCTGCAAATTCATACGTTGGAGATAACAGGCATACACGTTTTTCTGTGGTAAGATATGGGAATGTAGTTGGCAGCAGGGGAAGCGTTGTTCCGTTTTTCAAAAAAATTATGCATACTGGAGTATTACCTATTACCGATGAGCGAATGACACGTTTTTGGATTACGCTTGATCAAGGTGTACAATTTGTATTAGACAGTCTAGTAAGAATGCGTGGCGGAGAAATTTTTATTCCAAAGATACCAAGCATGCGAATAACCGACTTGGCTTATGCTATCGCACCAAATTGCGAGACCAAAATCATTGGAATTCGTCCAGGAGAAAAATTACATGAAGCGATGATTTCTGAAGACGATGCTAGGCATACAAAAGAGTATGATTCGTATTACATGATACAACCTGAGTTCGAATGGTGGGATGAAGAAAGTGTAGGGGCTGGAAAAAATGTGCCAGAAGGATTTACTTATACTAGTGATAATAACAGTCATTGGTTGACATTTGAAGAGTTGCGAACTTTAGTATCGGAAAATCATAAATAA